From one Rosa rugosa chromosome 4, drRosRugo1.1, whole genome shotgun sequence genomic stretch:
- the LOC133745456 gene encoding protein WEAK CHLOROPLAST MOVEMENT UNDER BLUE LIGHT-like 3, which yields MGEVDTKPIESVQAALSLFEDKADHRKSRPTGTDMESGKEREIEGILKDLANYKVQLEAKDAAYMQALLKLQHNQYTADELSTLLQSIEIERDEYIRDCKEARTRVDELESKVKEMADQLSETVKLREQLMHVFSELKATQAELFSMETDLARARDSELKALTQAELMESAFIMEQERTEELVRQVADLNDAIFMSKDAAIEAENDKLAMLSEKDAEIELATQAALKAQEQLEDARIQTLAVQELENQLLSKSEYIEMLKYEIKDVNEQLVLSKKAASDAIDNLKLVQEELEGMERKNFDQEGLIESLEMELNQLKQEIINANEVANRLKVDVEILSSELQEARSEIDEIKQRENNALVEIAMLESELHRGRSKIAAAEAAEARKENMKSGMYLAIQQLAIEAETAKMENRMLKQGADGVEEEADEQYQDAEASEIEELNVEEDHEERKEQDNGQLITISLKEYECLIEKAEKADQIPVSLEKELSFGRQSSLSATEDKSELERLRKELEAALEKVVQFRNRAEQAVTRADLAETAKAGLEDQIRRWREHRQKRKAALIALREVAAPKEYGYHAPQEFSLPEYNEIQKENPPLGQ from the exons ATGGGTGAGGTTGATACCAAACCAATTGAATCAGTCCAGGCTGCTTTGTCCTTGTTTGAAGATAAAGCTGATCACCGGAAATCCCGCCCTACCGGCACCGAT ATGGAGAgtgggaaagagagagaaattgaaggTATACTAAAGGATTTGGCCAATTACAAGGTGCAATTGGAAGCAAAGGATGCTGCCTATATGCAAGCTCTCCTTAAGCTGCAACACAATCAGTACACAGCAGATGAGCTTTCCACTCTGCTTCAAAGCATTGAGATTGAGAGAGATGAATACATACGAGACTGTAAAGAGGCTAGGACTCGCGTGGATGAACTCGAGTCCAAGGTGAAGGAGATGGCTGATCAGCTTTCAGAAACTGTCAAGCTACGAGAGCAGCTTATGCACGTTTTTAGCGAGTTGAAGGCCACACAAGCCGAGCTGTTTAGCATGGAAACTGACCTCGCGCGTGCCAGAGATTCAGAGCTCAAGGCCCTAACACAAGCGGAACTGATGGAGAGTGCTTTCATCATGGAGCAAGAAAGGACAGAAGAGCTTGTGAGACAGGTTGCAGATCTCAATGACGCGATATTCATGTCAAAAGATGCTGCCATTGAGGCCGAGAATGACAAGTTAGCAATGTTATCTGAGAAAGATGCCGAGATTGAGCTAGCTACACAAGCTGCTCTTAAAGCACAGGAGCAGCTAGAAGACGCAAGAATACAAACACTAGCAGTTCAGGAGTTGGAGAATCAGCTCCTTTCCAAGTCTGAGTACATTGAAATGCTTAAATATGAGatcaaagatgtaaatgaaCAACTTGTTTTGTCCAAGAAGGCTGCTTCTGATGCTATTGATAATCTAAAGCTGGTACAAGAAGAGTTGGAAGGGATGGAAAGAAAGAACTTCGATCAGGAAGGTTTGATTGAGTCACTTGAAATGGAATTGAATCAGTTAAAACAAGAGATAATAAATGCTAATGAAGTGGCTAATCGCTTGAAGGTTGATGTTGAAATTCTATCCAGCGAGTTACAGGAGGCAAGAAGTGAGATTGATGAAATCAAGCAGAGGGAAAACAATGCACTAGTTGAGATAGCAATGCTGGAATCTGAGCTGCATAGAGGAAGGTCAAAAATTGCAGCAGCTGAGGCAGCTGAAGCAAGAAAGGAGAACATGAAATCTGGGATGTATCTTGCAATTCAGCAACTAGCAATAGAAGCCGAAACTGCCAAGATGGAAAACAGAATGTTAAAACAAGGAGcagatggggtagaggaagaaGCTGATGAACAATATCAGGATGCTGAAGCTTCCGAAATTGAAGAACTCAATGTTGAAGAAGATcatgaagagagaaaagaacAGGATAATGGACAACTTATAACAATTTCGTTGAAGGAATATGAGTGCTTGATTGAGAAGGCAGAGAAGGCTGATCAAATTCCTGTGTCATTGGAGAAGGAACTTAGTTTTGGTCGACAGTCAAGCTTAAGCGCCACAGAAGATAAGTCTGAGTTGGAAAGGTTGAGGAAGGAGCTAGAGGCTGCTTTGGAAAAAGTAGTGCAATTCAGGAACCGAGCAGAACAGGCAGTTACGAGGGCTGATCTTGCTGAGACAGCTAAAGCAGGACTCGAGGATCAGATAAGGCGATGGAGAGAGCACAGGCAAAAGAGAAAGGCTGCTCTTATTGCACTTAGGGAGGTAGCTGCTCCAAAAGAATATGGATATCATGCTCCTCAAGAATTTAGCCTTCCtgaatacaatgaaatacaAAAGGAAAATCCCCCACTAGGTCAG TGA
- the LOC133706482 gene encoding uncharacterized protein At5g01610-like, which produces MENSLTKVIGSNWIAKKAKEEINSITDDLSLLSNAVEGKAKWVFNKLKGKPLRTLQDLLRLYNLPPGLFPRNIKCYEFDESKGKLIVYLTSACEVSFKDSSVVRYAVRVKATLTRGKLDVIEGMKTKVMLVYIKVTSVAVEGYKSDKVWFTAGLKRSRPKDAYEMPRDAFSVDEF; this is translated from the exons ATGGAGAACTCTCTAACAAAAGTTATTGGGAGCAATTGGATTGCCAaaaaggccaaggaagagatcaACAGCATCACTGATGACCTCTCT TTACTCTCAAACGCTGTGGAGGGAAAGGCAAAATGGGTTTTCAACAAGCTTAAAG GCAAGCCACTGAGAACTTTGCAGGATCTTCTCCGGCTGTACAATCTTCCTCCAGGCCTGTTTCCCCGAAACATAAAATGCTACGAGTTCGACGAATCAAAGGGGAAGCTCATTGTGTACTTGACCTCTGCCTGTGAGGTGAGCTTCAAGGACTCATCTGTGGTAAGGTACGCAGTTCGAGTCAAGGCAACATTGACAAGGGGAAAGCTGGATGTAATAGAAGGAATGAAGACAAAGGTTATGCTGGTTTATATCAAAGTCACTAGTGTAGCTGTAGAAGGCTACAAGTCTGATAAAGTTTGGTTCACTGCTGGGTTGAAGAGATCAAGACCCAAAGATGCCTACGAAATGCCTCGTGATGCCTTCAGTGTTGATGAATTTTAa